AAACTTGCCGGCGTCAGTGACCCGGAACAAAAACGCAAGATCATCGGCAACGAGTTTATTTATATATTTGAAGAGGAAGCGGCGAAACTTGAAGACGTCGACTTCCTCGCTCAGGGCACGCTCTATACGGATATTATCGAGAGCGGCACCGATACGGCACAGACGATTAAATCCCATCATAACGTGGGCGGACTGCCGGAGGATATGAAATTTGATCTGATCGAGCCGCTTAACACCCTCTTCAAAGACGAGGTCCGTGCGGTGGGCTCAGAGCTTGGGCTTTCTGATGAAATCGTCTGGCGCCAGCCGTTCCCCGGACCGGGTCTCGGGATTCGGGTACTCGGCGAAATTACGGATGAGAAACTTGAGATCGTTCGGGAATCCGATCAGATTCTGCGCGACGAAATCAAGAAGGCGGGACTTGACCGTCATATTTGGCAATACTTTACTGCGCTTCCGGACATGCGGAGCGTTGGCGTCATGGGTGACGCGCGCACGTACGATTACACCGTCGGTATCCGTGCGGTGACGAGTATTGACGGCATGACCAGTGACTGGGCGCGGATTCCGTATGACGTCCTTGAGATCATTTCCACCCGAATCGTCAACGAGGTGAAGCACGTCAACCGTGTGGTGTATGACATCACGTCCAAGCCGCCAAGTACCATTGAATGGGAATAACCGAATGAAATAAAAATAATAATCATTAATGTTCGGATTTTTATTGACAGTGACAAGTGGGCTTGCTACACTGATTCTTGTATTCTTATTATCTATATTGTTCGTATAATCTTGGGAATAGGGCCCAAAAGTTTCTACCGGATCCCCGTAAAGGATCTGACTACGAACGATAATCAGTGTTGCATCTCCTGGTGATCGGTTTTTGTCATGAGAACGGTCCGACTGCCCGTGAGGGTGCTGATTATTGTTTTTCAGAAACTGGTCCTGCCCGGCATCATCCGGAGCAGGATCTTTTTGATTGGCGGCCTTCCCTGACTACAGAAAAGGGGATTTGGGACATGCAAAAGTATTTTCAGTTTGATGAATTGGGAACGAATTATTCAAGGGAGATCATGGGGGGACTGACGACCTTCCTCGCGATGGCCTACATCCTGTTTGTGAATCCGGATATTCTCTCCGGAGCGGGCATGGATCAGGGAGCTGTTTATGTCGCCACGGCGCTTGCGGCTGCCATCGGTACGATCATTATGGGTCTGATTGCGAGGTATCCGATTGCGCTCGCACCGGGGATGGGACTGAATGCCTTCTTCACGTATTCCGTAGTGCTTGGCCTCGGTATTCCATGGGAGACCGCGCTTCTCGGGGTCTTCATCTCGGGTATTATCTTTATCATCATCACCGTCGTCGGTATCCGTGAGTTTATCATCAACGCGATTCCTGCAGAGCTTAAGTATGCGGCGGGTGCGGGTATCGGTTTGTTCATCGCCTTTATCGGGCTTCAGAATGCCGGCATTGTCGTCGGATCAGAGGCGACCCTCGTTGAGATCGGCGATCTTGCAGCGCCGGCTACACTGCTTGCTGTTTTTGGTGTCGTCATTACCGTTATCTTCATGGCGATGGGCTTAAAAGGCGGCATCTTTTACGGTATGGTCGTGACGGCTCTTGTCGGTATGGTGTTCAACACTGTACCTGTCCCGGAACAGATCATCGGATCGATCCCGAGTCTCGCGCCGACCTTTGGAGCTGCGTTTTCTCCATTTGGCGAAATGGGTCTTGGTGAAATCTTCACTGTGCAGCTGATGATTGTCATTCTGACATTCCTGTTCGTGGATTTCTTTGATACGGCGGGAACCCTGTATGCCGTTGCCAACCAGGCCGGGTTTGTCAAAGACAACAAGCTGCCGCGTGCGCAGCGCGCCCTGCTTGCAGATTCATCGGCCACGTCGATCGGTGCCATTCTCGGTACGTCAACCACGACAGCGTATATTGAATCATCTTCAGGGATTGCCGCAGGTGCGAGAACCGGTTTTGCTTCGCTTGTAACAGGGGCACTCTTCCTCGTCGCTCTGCTCTTCAGTCCGCTTCTGGTTGTTGTAACAGCAGCTGTGACGGCGCCGGCTCTGATTGTGGTCGGGGTACTGATGGCAAGAAGTCTCGGCAATATTGACTGGAAGAAGTTCGAGATCGCCGTTCCGGCATTTTTCACCGTGATTGCCATGCCGCTCACGTACAGCATTGCAACGGGGATTGCCCTCGGGTTTATCATGTACCCGATCACGATGGTCGCAAAAGGACGCGCCAAAGAAGTTCACTGGATCATGTATATTCTCCTCGTCGTTTTTGCCCTGTATTTCATTTACCTGGGTGAATAAAAGAACAGGATTCGCAGTCAGGAGCGCTCACAGCATGTGGGCGCTCTTTTGCATGTCAGGACAGGGTCTTCGAAATCAGGCATTTTGAAAAGAATGTGCAAAATTGTTGACTTATTTGTGAACGTTTATACAGAAGGATGGTAAACGGAGAAAGGAGCGTTACAATGGTGATAGTGATAATCATTATCAGTGGAGGTTGATGAACATGACTCAACAGGGTCTTTGCCAATTACCGTGCAATACCAGCTGCCTGATCAAAGAATTACCGGCTTGTCCTTTGTTGGAAGGACTCGGCATTTCGGTCGGTTCCAAAGTATGCATTAAACAGAAAAGTCCGTGGAAAGGACCGGTTGTGGTGGAAACGAAGGGACGCAGGGAGGTTGCCATCGACTATGCCATTGCCTCTCAGTTCGTGGTGGAAGAGGTGAGTCATCATGTCGTGTCACGATGAAGGCGGTGTGAGAAGGCCGGATGGCAAGAAGCGGGTTCTGCTCATGGGGAATCCGAACGTGGGGAAGAGTGTTGTCTTTTCCACATTAACGAATAAACGGGTGATCACGGCCAACTATGCAGGCACAACGGTGTCCGCCATGGAAGGAGATCTGGCTCAGGCAAACGAGCCTGCAGTTCTGATCGATGTCCCGGGTGTGTATACGCTTCAGGCTGTCTCAAAGGCGGAAGAGGCGGCTGTGACGATGCTTCAAGAAGGCGCAGATGTGATTGTCTGCGTGTTGGATGCCACGAATCTTGAGCGGAACCTTCAGCTTGCAAAGGCACTGAAGACGCAGGATATTCCGGTTGTGTTTCTTCTGAATATGGTGGATGTCGCAGAACATAAAGGCATTCAGATCGATGTGAACAAGCTCGAAGGCTATCTTCAGGCACCGGTGATTCCGGGCGTTGCGGTGAAGCGGAAAGGCTTCACCCGCCTCATGGCCGAGATCAACAAGGTGCTGATGGGGAAATCGCATGCCGCCAAAGGAGAAACGGTTGATACAGAGCCGCCCGGCGTCATCGCAGACGATGTCCTGACGTACAGAGAATATGAAGAGACGTTGATGGATAAATGCGAACGCTGGACGATTCAGCCGGCTACGGGACTGCCCATTGCCATCTTGTCAGTGCTCCTTGCTCTCGGCTTTGTCGTCGGGATGGGAAAAGCCGTGCGGGCTGTGTTCTTCCTGCCGCTTTTACATAACTACTACATCCCCTTTGCCGAAGGAGTGGCGGCGAGAATCACAACGGAAGGCACGATGCTGTATGCCATTTTGGCCGGGGAGTTCGGTGTCCTGATCAAAGCCGTTGAATGGCCGATTGCCCTTATCTTGCCTTACGTTTTTTTCTTTTATATCACGCTGTCATTTCTTGAAGACAGCGGCTACCTGCCGCGCCTCGGGATCCTGATTGACGGCCTGTTAAGGCGGTTCGGTCTCCACGGACACTCGATCATTCCGATTTCCATGGGCTACGGGTGCGCGGTACCGGCGATTATCGGGACCCGGGCGGCGGCAAGCATGAAGGAGCGTCTGATCATCTCCGCGCTCGTCAGTCTGGCCGTGCCATGCATTGCCCAGACCGGAGCGTTCATCGCTCTCCTTGGCGATCATTCCTTCCTTTTGTTGCTTTCGATTTTTCTGGTGTCCTTCGTGGTGATGTTTATCAGTGGAACGGTCCTCAATAAAATGCTCAAGGGCACGCTTGATCCGGTGCTGATTGAAGTGCCGAATCTGCTTGCACCGAGCCTGTCCACCCTGTGGGGGAAAGTGAAGATGCGTACGAAGCATTTCATGATCGAGGCCGAGATTCCGATGATTATCGGCATCCTCGTTGCGGCTTTGACGATTGAGACCGGTGCACTGACGTACGTGAGCTTTATTGTGGAACCGGTCGTTGTGAACTTCCTCGGGCTTCCACCTGAGGCGAGCGTCGCACTCATCTTAGGTGTGGTCAGACGGGAGCTCGCCGTCCTGCCGCTCCTTGGGATGGATTTAACGCTCGCGCAGATGTTTGTCGGCTCCGTTGTGGCTCTTCTTTATATTCCATGCATGAGCGTCTTTTTTGTCCTCGTGAAAGAATTCCGTCTCAAATGGGCAGCGGCGATCAGTGCGGCTACCATCGTGCTTGCCTTTGTGATCGGCGGATTGGCCAACTATGGGATCCAGCTCGTGCAATGGGTATCCCTCACACTCGGGGGTGGCATGTAACCGTGTTTATTCAATCGTGTACACGTGTTTGTGAGAAGCTGTGCTGCGAGTCGGGATTTTGCGCGCGAATCGGAGCTTACTATTATGAGGATATGGTAAATAGAGAAGTGTCCCTTGGCAGGATCAGACCCGGTGACCGGGTGCTGTGCGTGGGTGGCGGGCGGACGCCTTTTACCGCCTGCCTCCTGGCGGAAAAAACCGGCGCGGACGTGACGGTCATTGATCATGATCCGACCGTGATCGCCGATGCAGAGGCGTTCATCTCCTCGTGGCAACTCTTAAAAGGGCAGATCAGATGCAAATGGCAGGACGGGCAGGAGCCTGGTCATGATCCTTATGATATCGCACATATTGCCCTTCAGGTCACCCCGCAGGCAAAGGTGACAGAAGCGATGTTTCAGCTTGCCGGCTGCGAAAAAGTCCTGTGCCGAATCCCAAAACCCGGTATGCAGGATCAGTACCCCGAAGCGTTCGTACAGGCTGACTGTGAAGCCTGCACGGACCGTGTTGCACACAGAGGCGCAAGAATGGCCGCAGAAACGGTCCTCTTCACAAAAGACGCCTTTGTAAAGGAAGGGGCTGTCGGATGATGAAACCGTTTGGACTGATCGTGCTCGTTCTGGGGCTGCTGATCTGGGTCGGTACAACCATTGAATACGGGAGCGTGTATGAGGCGTTGGTGCTTCTCGACCCAACCGTGATCGCCGTGCTTCTCCTCTTGCAGTTTTTTACCTTTGCCCTCATGGCCAGACAGTGGATGAACCTGATTCACGTTCGGGGAGGACAGGCTTTCTGGTCCGTCATGAACATCCTCTTTGCCAGTGCCTTTACGGAAGGGATCACACCATCGGTCAAATTTGGCAGTGAGGCAGTGAAAGGCTATATGCTGAGACGCCGTTTTTCCCTTGGGATCAAGAGCGTGGTGGAAACCGTCGCAGCGCAAAAAATCATCAGTATATCCGCTCTGGTGCCGTTTCTTCTTGTCACCGTCTGGCTATGGTGGTCGCCGAGAGAAGCGTGGTTGACCCTTGCGGGCGTCGTCCTGCTTGTCTTGCTCATGGTCGGACTCTTTTCGGTCATTCGCCGCAAGCATGAGGTGCTGACGGATTGGGATCGCAGAAGGATATTTTTTCATTACCGGTTCTCGGTGGTGATCTGGGCTCTTTTCTATACGAAAGGACTGCTTTTGAGCACGGCAATGGGGCTTGATCTCAGTTTAACCGGTGTCCTGCTTGCGGTTTTTGTTCCGTATATGGCAGCGCTCATCCCTGTCACGCCGGGTGGCATCGGCACGTTTGAAGCGGCGATGGTGGCGGTTCTCGTCAGCCTCGGAACAGTCGCGTCGACGGCCATCGTGTTTGCCGTCGTATTTCGTCTGATTACCTTCTGGTTTGGCGCTTTTGTTGGCGCAGGGTGTGTGTTTTTGAACCTCAGTCGCGGTGA
This genomic window from [Bacillus] selenitireducens MLS10 contains:
- a CDS encoding NCS2 family permease, which gives rise to MQKYFQFDELGTNYSREIMGGLTTFLAMAYILFVNPDILSGAGMDQGAVYVATALAAAIGTIIMGLIARYPIALAPGMGLNAFFTYSVVLGLGIPWETALLGVFISGIIFIIITVVGIREFIINAIPAELKYAAGAGIGLFIAFIGLQNAGIVVGSEATLVEIGDLAAPATLLAVFGVVITVIFMAMGLKGGIFYGMVVTALVGMVFNTVPVPEQIIGSIPSLAPTFGAAFSPFGEMGLGEIFTVQLMIVILTFLFVDFFDTAGTLYAVANQAGFVKDNKLPRAQRALLADSSATSIGAILGTSTTTAYIESSSGIAAGARTGFASLVTGALFLVALLFSPLLVVVTAAVTAPALIVVGVLMARSLGNIDWKKFEIAVPAFFTVIAMPLTYSIATGIALGFIMYPITMVAKGRAKEVHWIMYILLVVFALYFIYLGE
- a CDS encoding FeoA family protein, which produces MTQQGLCQLPCNTSCLIKELPACPLLEGLGISVGSKVCIKQKSPWKGPVVVETKGRREVAIDYAIASQFVVEEVSHHVVSR
- a CDS encoding ferrous iron transporter B — its product is MSCHDEGGVRRPDGKKRVLLMGNPNVGKSVVFSTLTNKRVITANYAGTTVSAMEGDLAQANEPAVLIDVPGVYTLQAVSKAEEAAVTMLQEGADVIVCVLDATNLERNLQLAKALKTQDIPVVFLLNMVDVAEHKGIQIDVNKLEGYLQAPVIPGVAVKRKGFTRLMAEINKVLMGKSHAAKGETVDTEPPGVIADDVLTYREYEETLMDKCERWTIQPATGLPIAILSVLLALGFVVGMGKAVRAVFFLPLLHNYYIPFAEGVAARITTEGTMLYAILAGEFGVLIKAVEWPIALILPYVFFFYITLSFLEDSGYLPRLGILIDGLLRRFGLHGHSIIPISMGYGCAVPAIIGTRAAASMKERLIISALVSLAVPCIAQTGAFIALLGDHSFLLLLSIFLVSFVVMFISGTVLNKMLKGTLDPVLIEVPNLLAPSLSTLWGKVKMRTKHFMIEAEIPMIIGILVAALTIETGALTYVSFIVEPVVVNFLGLPPEASVALILGVVRRELAVLPLLGMDLTLAQMFVGSVVALLYIPCMSVFFVLVKEFRLKWAAAISAATIVLAFVIGGLANYGIQLVQWVSLTLGGGM
- a CDS encoding lysylphosphatidylglycerol synthase transmembrane domain-containing protein, whose protein sequence is MMKPFGLIVLVLGLLIWVGTTIEYGSVYEALVLLDPTVIAVLLLLQFFTFALMARQWMNLIHVRGGQAFWSVMNILFASAFTEGITPSVKFGSEAVKGYMLRRRFSLGIKSVVETVAAQKIISISALVPFLLVTVWLWWSPREAWLTLAGVVLLVLLMVGLFSVIRRKHEVLTDWDRRRIFFHYRFSVVIWALFYTKGLLLSTAMGLDLSLTGVLLAVFVPYMAALIPVTPGGIGTFEAAMVAVLVSLGTVASTAIVFAVVFRLITFWFGAFVGAGCVFLNLSRGEGKPSSESVQTGHIGKISV